A part of Streptomyces sp. NBC_01210 genomic DNA contains:
- a CDS encoding metallophosphoesterase, translating into MRARFGVPLGITAVGAAGLAYAAGFEARSFRLRRLTVPVLPRGMRPLRVLQLSDIHMVSGQRKKRAWLQSLAGLRPDFIVNTGDNLSDPDGVPEVVDALGPLMEFPGVYVFGSNDYYGPKLRNPARYLLEKAQGRHGLNGNAPAVGAVHNPWEGLRDAFDAAGWVGLSNTRGRLKLDGYELAFTGLDDPHIKRDRYEEVAGGPETGADLSLAVVHAPYLRTLDAFTADGYPLILAGHTHGGQLCIPFYGALVTNCDLDTDRVKGLSTHRADGKVSYLHVSAGCGTNRYTPVRFACPPEATLLTLTARD; encoded by the coding sequence ATGCGCGCACGCTTCGGAGTACCCCTTGGAATCACGGCAGTCGGCGCGGCCGGCCTCGCCTACGCCGCCGGCTTCGAGGCCCGCTCCTTCCGGCTCCGACGGCTGACGGTGCCGGTGCTGCCGCGGGGAATGCGGCCGCTGCGGGTACTCCAGCTCTCCGACATCCACATGGTGAGCGGCCAGCGCAAGAAGCGCGCCTGGCTGCAGTCCCTCGCGGGCCTGCGCCCGGACTTCATCGTCAACACCGGCGACAACCTCTCCGACCCGGACGGCGTGCCGGAGGTCGTGGACGCGCTCGGCCCGCTGATGGAGTTCCCGGGCGTCTACGTCTTCGGCTCCAACGACTACTACGGCCCCAAGCTCCGTAACCCCGCCCGCTACCTCTTGGAGAAGGCCCAGGGCCGCCACGGCCTGAACGGCAACGCACCGGCCGTCGGCGCGGTCCACAATCCGTGGGAGGGCCTGCGCGACGCGTTCGACGCGGCGGGCTGGGTGGGCCTGAGCAACACCCGCGGCCGGCTGAAGCTGGACGGCTACGAGCTGGCTTTCACCGGCCTCGACGACCCGCACATCAAGCGGGACCGCTACGAGGAGGTCGCGGGCGGCCCGGAGACGGGCGCCGATCTGTCGCTGGCCGTGGTCCACGCCCCGTATCTGCGCACGCTCGACGCTTTCACGGCCGACGGCTACCCCCTGATCCTGGCGGGCCACACGCACGGCGGGCAGCTGTGCATCCCCTTCTACGGGGCGCTGGTCACCAACTGCGACCTCGACACGGACCGGGTGAAGGGCCTCTCCACTCACCGGGCGGACGGAAAGGTCTCGTACCTGCATGTCTCGGCGGGCTGCGGCACCAACCGCTACACGCCGGTGCGGTTCGCGTGCCCACCGGAGGCAACGCTGCTGACGCTGACGGCGCGGGACTGA
- a CDS encoding glycosyltransferase 87 family protein — protein sequence MTWPTSRRGRLLLVVGLAAAVGLFLATVPLHRDWFDLGVYYGAVDSWRHGGRIYEYLVPGTHYGFTYPPFAAVCMLPMTLVDWPSAVAISVLLNVAAAAAILYWSAGAVVRRQGWSRWFAFAVAGCLLALLEPVRDTFSFGQVNLLLLALVLSDAWLLSVARERFTGLGGLAGRGEGGTGHGEGGTGHGASGRFTGLGRLAGVGIGLAAAIKLTPAVFIGYLLVTRRWRAAGTAAAVASGASLLAVWAAPGASRVYWTEAMWDTDRVGSLAYVSNQSWQGVLARLSEPAAPSRAVWALGVMVLLCVWAWRARQAAAAGDEQSGFALTGLIACLISPVTWVHHLVWLLPALAVLIDAGLRAEPGDPRRRRLLTWAVAIYVVLCSSVVWLWSWDATGVDGFLGSNTYVWISLGLLLALPVREVATEAAARQSLPLERSATMGACAHASEYPLESRQSARPASPTPPASRPAPSGSDG from the coding sequence ATGACGTGGCCGACGAGCAGACGCGGACGGCTGCTGCTGGTGGTGGGGCTGGCGGCCGCCGTCGGACTCTTCCTCGCGACGGTCCCGCTGCACCGGGACTGGTTCGATCTCGGCGTCTACTACGGAGCCGTCGACAGCTGGCGACATGGCGGGCGGATCTACGAGTATCTGGTGCCGGGGACGCACTACGGCTTCACCTATCCGCCGTTCGCAGCGGTGTGCATGCTGCCGATGACGCTGGTCGACTGGCCGAGCGCGGTGGCGATCAGTGTGCTGCTCAATGTCGCCGCGGCGGCCGCCATCCTGTACTGGTCGGCCGGGGCCGTCGTCCGCCGGCAGGGCTGGAGCCGCTGGTTCGCGTTCGCTGTCGCGGGCTGTCTGCTCGCGCTGCTGGAACCGGTCCGCGACACGTTCAGCTTTGGGCAGGTCAATCTGCTGCTGCTGGCGCTGGTGCTCTCGGATGCCTGGCTGCTGTCGGTGGCCCGAGAACGATTCACGGGCCTTGGCGGACTCGCGGGCCGCGGCGAAGGCGGCACGGGCCACGGCGAAGGCGGCACTGGCCACGGCGCAAGCGGGCGGTTCACGGGCCTCGGCAGGCTGGCGGGCGTCGGGATCGGCCTCGCCGCCGCGATCAAGCTCACTCCGGCCGTCTTCATCGGCTATCTGCTGGTCACCCGGCGCTGGCGGGCCGCGGGCACCGCGGCAGCTGTCGCGAGCGGCGCCTCACTGCTCGCCGTGTGGGCTGCGCCCGGCGCGTCGCGGGTGTACTGGACCGAGGCCATGTGGGACACGGACCGCGTCGGTTCGCTGGCCTATGTCTCCAACCAGTCCTGGCAGGGAGTCCTGGCGCGGCTCTCGGAGCCGGCCGCCCCCAGCCGTGCGGTGTGGGCGCTCGGTGTGATGGTGCTCCTGTGCGTCTGGGCATGGCGGGCGCGCCAGGCTGCCGCGGCCGGCGACGAGCAGTCGGGCTTCGCGCTGACCGGTCTCATCGCCTGCCTCATCAGCCCGGTCACCTGGGTGCACCACCTGGTCTGGCTGCTTCCGGCCCTCGCCGTACTGATCGACGCCGGACTCCGCGCGGAGCCGGGCGACCCGAGGCGACGCCGGCTGCTGACGTGGGCCGTCGCGATCTACGTCGTGCTGTGCAGCAGCGTCGTATGGCTGTGGAGCTGGGACGCAACGGGTGTCGACGGCTTCCTGGGCAGCAACACGTACGTCTGGATCTCGCTCGGCCTGCTGCTCGCCCTCCCCGTACGGGAAGTCGCGACGGAAGCGGCCGCCCGCCAATCCCTTCCCCTCGAGAGGTCTGCGACGATGGGCGCATGCGCGCACGCTTCGGAGTACCCCTTGGAATCACGGCAGTCGGCGCGGCCGGCCTCGCCTACGCCGCCGGCTTCGAGGCCCGCTCCTTCCGGCTCCGACGGCTGA
- the mptB gene encoding polyprenol phosphomannose-dependent alpha 1,6 mannosyltransferase MptB: protein MLAIRVPVVDNRRCQLLGLVGSAALAAGGATAGALPVREALAPGSGRAAVGLAAAYFGLVLLVAAWVLLGRSIRGPEPPGRRTLLLTLGLWAAPLIVAPPLFSRDVYSYLAQGAMVDARIDVYAYGPSRLGGPLTDEVAPLWQHTPTPYGPVFLACAKGIADFSRTEVSTGVFGMRLVALLGVAAMVVCLPALARHCGAEPAAALWLGALNPLVLLHLVGGAHNDAIMLGLLGAGLVAALGRWPILAAVLVTLAALVKAPAALGLLAVVLLWGRHLGGRARRLKAALAVLGVAAATTAAATALAGTGYGWIAALDTPVSPQNWSLTSSLGRMTSALLENAGSGLAQFAVPAWHLLGVAATATAVLIAWRRHLPRPVYALGLSLTAVAVLGPAIRPWYVLWGLFLIAAAGPDRPMRRAVAIASAVLALAVLPSGFAPDRAQLALATGGGVLAVLTMLCAYRITGRTAAGTGPVGSTA from the coding sequence GTGCTGGCCATCCGTGTCCCCGTCGTCGACAACCGCCGCTGCCAACTGCTGGGGCTGGTGGGCTCGGCAGCCCTTGCCGCGGGTGGCGCGACCGCCGGAGCGCTGCCCGTACGGGAGGCTCTCGCGCCGGGGTCCGGCCGGGCGGCGGTCGGCCTGGCCGCTGCGTACTTCGGGCTCGTACTGCTGGTCGCGGCCTGGGTTCTGCTGGGGCGCTCGATACGCGGTCCTGAACCACCGGGCCGCCGCACGCTGCTGCTCACGCTCGGGCTGTGGGCGGCACCGCTGATCGTGGCGCCACCGCTGTTCAGCCGGGACGTGTACAGCTATCTCGCCCAGGGCGCGATGGTCGACGCCCGGATCGATGTGTACGCGTACGGCCCCTCCCGGCTCGGCGGACCGCTGACCGACGAGGTGGCACCGCTGTGGCAGCACACCCCGACCCCGTACGGCCCGGTCTTTCTCGCCTGCGCCAAGGGGATAGCCGACTTCTCCCGTACGGAGGTGTCCACCGGCGTGTTCGGCATGCGGCTGGTCGCGCTGCTCGGGGTCGCCGCGATGGTCGTCTGCCTGCCCGCGCTGGCCCGGCACTGCGGGGCGGAGCCGGCCGCCGCGCTCTGGCTCGGGGCGCTCAACCCGCTGGTGCTGCTGCATCTCGTCGGCGGAGCCCACAACGACGCGATCATGCTCGGCCTGCTGGGCGCCGGTCTGGTCGCCGCGTTGGGCCGCTGGCCGATACTCGCCGCCGTACTGGTCACCCTCGCGGCCCTGGTGAAGGCGCCCGCCGCGCTGGGGCTGCTGGCCGTGGTCCTGCTCTGGGGCCGGCATCTCGGCGGCCGGGCGCGGCGGCTGAAGGCAGCGCTTGCGGTGCTCGGCGTGGCAGCGGCCACCACAGCGGCGGCGACCGCGCTGGCCGGCACGGGCTACGGGTGGATTGCCGCCCTGGACACCCCGGTATCGCCGCAGAACTGGTCGCTCACCTCGTCACTGGGCCGGATGACCAGCGCCCTGCTGGAGAACGCCGGCAGCGGACTGGCTCAATTCGCCGTGCCCGCCTGGCACTTGCTGGGAGTCGCCGCCACCGCCACCGCCGTACTGATCGCCTGGCGGCGCCATCTGCCGCGCCCGGTCTACGCACTCGGGCTGAGCCTGACGGCGGTGGCCGTACTCGGACCCGCGATCCGGCCCTGGTACGTGTTGTGGGGGCTGTTCCTGATAGCCGCCGCCGGGCCCGACCGGCCGATGCGCCGGGCGGTCGCCATTGCCAGCGCGGTACTGGCCCTGGCCGTACTGCCCAGTGGATTCGCGCCGGACAGGGCGCAGCTCGCGCTGGCGACCGGCGGCGGGGTGCTGGCGGTGCTGACGATGTTGTGTGCGTACCGAATCACGGGACGTACCGCCGCCGGGACCGGGCCTGTGGGGAGTACGGCATGA
- a CDS encoding GatB/YqeY domain-containing protein, translating into MTTLKSKLKEDLTEAIRARDELRSSTLRLTLAAITKEEVAGKTARELSDDEVQKVIAKEAKKRREAAEAFAQGGRTESAEREQAEGVLLDAYLPKQLSDDELRTIVAQAVEEAKAAGAEGPRAMGAVMKIVNPKVAGRAEGGRVAAAVKQLLAG; encoded by the coding sequence ATGACAACGCTCAAGTCCAAGCTGAAGGAAGACCTCACCGAGGCGATCAGGGCGCGCGACGAACTGCGCTCCTCCACGCTCCGGCTGACCCTCGCCGCGATCACCAAGGAGGAGGTCGCGGGCAAGACTGCGCGCGAGCTCTCCGACGACGAGGTGCAGAAGGTGATCGCCAAGGAGGCGAAGAAGCGCCGTGAGGCCGCCGAGGCCTTTGCCCAGGGCGGACGGACCGAGTCGGCCGAGCGGGAGCAGGCGGAGGGTGTGCTGCTGGACGCGTACCTGCCGAAGCAGCTGAGCGACGACGAGCTGCGCACGATCGTCGCTCAGGCCGTCGAGGAGGCGAAGGCCGCAGGCGCCGAGGGGCCGCGTGCCATGGGCGCCGTCATGAAGATCGTGAACCCGAAGGTGGCGGGTCGCGCCGAGGGTGGTCGGGTGGCCGCGGCGGTGAAGCAGCTCCTCGCGGGCTGA